GAAGTCGAGCCGGCCCTGGGCCACCGCGCCGACGGCCATCGCGACGTCTTCGGGCCGGCCCCAGCGCCGCGTGGGCGTCAGGCCCTCCGCGATCAGCCTGTCGTACTTTTCGCGGACCGACGCCGTCATGTCCGTGGCGATGATCCCCGGCCGCACCTCGAACACGCCGATGTCGAATTCCGCCAGGCGATCTGCAAACAGCCGGGTCATCATGCTCACGCCGGCCTTGGAAATGCAATACTCCCCCCGGCCGGGAGAACTGGTGTACGCCGATATCGATGAAGTATTGCAGATGCGATACTGTCGGTCGGGATGGGCTTTCCGCTGCGAGATCATCCAGTTGGCGACCAACTGCGTCAGGAAGTACGGGCCTTTGAGGTTGACGCCCAGGACGCGGTCGAAACTTTCCTCGTCG
The genomic region above belongs to Planctomycetota bacterium and contains:
- a CDS encoding 3-ketoacyl-ACP reductase, producing MTDHPVAIVTGGSRGIGRAIALELASLGYDITISHRGLAAAGTPGGSAAEETAAQVESTGRACLVLRSDVSLAEDRRRLVEAVRARFGRCDFLMNNAGVAPVRRTDILQADEESFDRVLGVNLKGPYFLTQLVANWMISQRKAHPDRQYRICNTSSISAYTSSPGRGEYCISKAGVSMMTRLFADRLAEFDIGVFEVRPGIIATDMTASVREKYDRLIAEGLTPTRRWGRPEDVAMAVGAVAQGRLDFCTGQVINVDGGFHLRRL